A genome region from Camelina sativa cultivar DH55 chromosome 10, Cs, whole genome shotgun sequence includes the following:
- the LOC104718754 gene encoding probable enoyl-CoA hydratase 1, peroxisomal gives MDQTVPENLIMVKKESGGIAVITINRPKSLNSLTRAMMVDLAKAFKDMDSDESVQVVIFTGSGRSFCSGVDLTAAESVFKGDVKDPETDPVVQMERLRKPIIGAINGFAITAGFELALACDILVASRGAKFMDTHARFGIFPSWGLSQKLSRIIGANKAREVSLTSLPLTADVAGKLGFVNHVVEEGESFKKAREIAEAIIKNEQGMVLRIKSVINDGLKLDLGHALALEKERAHAYYSGMTKEQFKKMQEFIAGRGSKKPSSKL, from the exons ATGGATCAAACAGTACCGGAAAATCTCATCATGGTGAAGAAGGAATCAGGCGGGATCGCCGTCATCACAATCAACCGTCCGAAGTCTCTCAATTCGCTCACGAGAGCGATGATGGTGGATCTCGCCAAGGCATTCAAGGACATGGACTCCGACGAATCGGTCCAGGTCGTTATTTTCACCGGATCGGGTCGATCTTTCTGCTCCGGCGTTGATTTGACTGCTGCGGAATCTGTTTTCAAAGGAGACGTGAAGGATCCGGAAACCGACCCGGTTGTGCAGATGGAGCGGTTACGTAAACCGATCATCGGAGCTATCAACGGTTTCGCCATCACCGCCGGGTTCGAACTCGCCTTGGCCTGTGATATTTTGGTCGCTTCTAGAGGAGCCAAGTTCATGGATACTCACGCCAG GTTTGGGATATTTCCTTCATGGGGTTTGTctcagaagctgtcaaggatCATTGGAGCAAACAAAGCTAGGGAAGTTTCTTTAACATCGTTGCCATTGACAGCTGACGTGGCTGGGAAGTTAGGGTTTGTGAACCATGTGGTTGAAGAAGGAGAATCTTTCAAGAAAGCTAGAGAGATCGCAGAGGCTATAATCAAGAATGAACAAGGCATGGTTCTGAGGATTAAATCTGTTATCAATGATGGACTAAAGCTTGATCTTGGACATGCTCTCGCACTCGAAAAG GAGCGAGCTCACGCGTATTACAGTGGGATGACCAAGGAACAGTTTAAGAAGATGCAGGAGTTTATAGCTGGACGTGGATCCAAGAAACCTTCTTCCAAGTTGTAG
- the LOC104720312 gene encoding uncharacterized protein LOC104720312 gives MKGMVSDARTSRIKPSWIEGTLWQEMVDNWDTEEQQQRSSTYSKCCLSDRNGLGPHIHLSGPKSYREIQDDLEEELGREVSMGEVFFKTHTKPDGSYVDGKAEKIHQAYQQKLQEKMAELEADSSLSDGTSHRRELTTDECTAIFLECTEKDSRGTPYGLGSLKANLGKGKQRSQTEAFLTLQEQLKEAQRQIEIQATLNAEAAAREKETALLVAEQKNEIKELSLMAKFMRDTNPAYLEFIASQSAEEDNQHSPTT, from the exons ATGAAGGGCATGGTTAGCGATGCAAGGACGTCTCGAATTAAACCTTCATGGATTGAAGGTACTCTCTGGCAAGAGATGGTTGATAATTGGGAtactgaagaacaacaacaaaggagTTCAACCTATTCCAAATGTTGtttgtctgaccgtaatggtctaGGTCCTCACATCCACTTATCAGGACCCAAGTCATATAGAGAAATCCAAGATGATCTG GAAGAAGAGTTGGGAAGAGAGGTCAGTATGGGTgaagtttttttcaaaacacatacaaagccGGATGGTTCTTATGTGGATGGCAAGGCAGAGAAAATTCATCAAGCTTATCAGCAGAAGTTGCAGGAGAAGATGGCTGAGCTTGAGGCAGATTCAAGCCTTTCAGATGGTACTTCACACCGTCGAGAGCTCACCACCGATGAATGTACTGCCATCTTCCTTGAG tgcactgagaaggattcacgagGAACTCCTTATGGTCTTGGAAGCCTCAAAGCTAATCTTGGCAAGGGCAAGCAACGATCACAAACTGAAGCCTTTCTTACATTGCAAGAGCAACTCAAGGAAGCCCAACGACAAATTGAAATTCAGGCGACTCTCAATGCTGAAGCTGCTGCTCGAGAAAAAGAGACTGCTCTCCTTGTGGCTGAGCAAAAGAATGAGATCAAAGAGTTGTCGTTGATGGCAAAGTTTATGCGCGACACTAATCCAGCCTACTTGGAGTTTATAGCCTCTCAATCAGCTGAGGAGGACAATCAACATTCACCAACAACATGA
- the LOC104718755 gene encoding uncharacterized protein LOC104718755: MDTPKQYLPPLFILIIFLTTTSSHAGHESNILVTNDPPSTNSVFPTGKLTVEIINDLGNQLTLLYHCRSKDDDLGNKTLQPGESWSFRFKRQFFGRTLFYCDFRWPRSPNKLYWFDIYKDHRDSSGDNWCEKCVWKVRQTGPCRFNDETKHFDICYSWNKSLS; this comes from the coding sequence atggatacTCCAAAGCAATACCTTCCACCACTTTTCATATTGATCATCTTCTTGACTACAACATCATCACATGCCGGCCATGAAAGCAACATTCTGGTTACCAACGATCCACCATCAACAAATTCTGTGTTTCCTACCGGAAAATTAACTGTGGAAATCATAAACGATCTCGGTAATCAGCTAACGTTATTGTATCACTGTAGATCAAAAGACGATGATCTTGGCAACAAGACTTTGCAGCCAGGTGAGTCGTGGTCTTTTAGATTTAAGCGTCAATTCTTTGGAAGGACACTGTTTTATTGTGATTTTCGATGGCCGAGGTCTCCAAATAAATTGTATTGGTTCGATATATATAAAGACCATCGAGATAGTTCCGGTGATAACTGGTGCGAGAAGTGTGTATGGAAGGTAAGACAAACCGGACCTTGTAGGTTCAACGATGAAACTAAGCACTTTGATATTTGTTATTCTTGGAATAAGTCTTTGTCTTGA
- the LOC104718756 gene encoding probable cysteine protease RD19C encodes MDRVVFFFLIAAALLAVSLGSGEGLDNPIRQVVPEENDELLNAEHHFSLFKSKYQKTYATQQEHDHRLRVFKANLRRARRNQLLDPSAVHGVTQFSDLTPKEFRRQFLGLKRRKFRLPTDTETAPILPTTDLPTEFDWREQGAVTPVKNQGMCGSCWSFSATGALEGAHFLATKELVSLSEQQLIDCDHECDPAQANSCDSGCSGGLMNNAFEYTLKAGGLMKEEEYPYTGRDHSACKFDKSKIAASVFNFSVVSADEDQIAANLVKHGPLAIAINAMWMQTYIGGVSCPYVCSKSQDHGVLLVGFGSAGYAPIRLKEKPYWIIKNSWGSMWGEHGYYKICRGPHNMCGMDSMVSTVAAVHTTTK; translated from the exons ATGGATCGtgtggtcttcttcttcctcatcgcaGCCGCGTTACTAGCAGTTTCTCTCGGATCCGGCGAAGGTTTGGATAATCCGATCAGGCAAGTCGTCCCTGAGGAGAACGATGAACTCCTCAACGCAGAGCATCACTTCTCTCTGTTCAAATCCAAGTACCAGAAGACTTACGCTACTCAGCAAGAGCACGATCATCGCCTCCGTGTGTTCAAGGCTAACCTAAGGCGAGCTAGACGTAACCAGCTTCTGGATCCGTCTGCTGTTCACGGCGTCACGCAGTTCTCAGATCTTACTCCCAAGGAGTTCCGCCGCCAGTTCCTGGGGCTTAAACGCCGCAAGTTTCGTCTTCCTACTGACACTGAGACGGCGCCGATTCTTCCCACCACCGATCTCCCCACGGAGTTTGATTGGCGTGAACAAGGAGCCGTCACTCCTGTTAAAAACCAG GGTATGTGTGGTTCATGCTGGTCGTTTAGTGCGACTGGAGCTCTTGAAGGAGCTCATTTTCTTGCGACTAAAGAGCTTGTTAGCCTCAGTGAGCAGCAGCTTATAGATTGTGACCATGAG TGTGATCCAGCACAAGCCAACTCATGTGACTCTGGTTGTAGTGGAGGACTAATGAACAACGCTTTTGAGTACACTCTCAAAGCTGGTGGTCttatgaaggaagaagaatatcCTTATACAGGACGTGATCATTCCGCCTGCAAGTTCGATAAGAGCAAGATCGCTGCGAGCGTGTTTAACTTCAGCGTTGTCTCTGCTGATGAAGATCAGATCGCTGCTAATCTGGTCAAGCACGGACCTCTAGCTA TTGCTATCAATGCGATGTGGATGCAAACATACATAGGAGGAGTCTCGTGCCCATATGTATGTTCAAAGAGCCAAGACCATGGAGTGCTTTTGGTTGGGTTTGGTTCGGCTGGTTATGCACCAATCCGTCTTAAGGAGAAGCCTTATTGGATTATCAAGAACTCGTGGGGATCGATGTGGGGAGAGCATGGTTACTACAAAATCTGCAGAGGACCTCACAATATGTGTGGTATGGACTCAATGGTATCTACTGTTGCAGCTGTTCACACCACAACCAAGTAG
- the LOC104720313 gene encoding probable cysteine protease RD19C, whose protein sequence is MDRVVFFFLIAAALLAVSLGSGEGLDNPIRQVVPEENDELLNAEHHFSLFKSKYQKTYATQQEHDHRLRVFKANLRRARRNQLLDPSAVHGVTQFSDLTPKEFSRQLMGLKRRKFRLPTDTETAPILPTTDLPTEFDWREQGAVTPVKNQGMCGSCWSFSATGALEGAHFLATKELVSLSEQQLIDCDHEVCFHYQSLVSHLMCFGEVVVHLSLAISCKRQTLVLIS, encoded by the exons ATGGATCGtgtggtcttcttcttcctcatcgcaGCCGCGTTACTAGCAGTTTCTCTCGGATCCGGCGAAGGTTTGGATAATCCGATCAGGCAAGTCGTCCCTGAGGAGAACGATGAACTCCTCAACGCAGAGCATCACTTCTCTCTGTTCAAATCCAAGTACCAGAAGACTTACGCTACTCAGCAAGAGCACGATCATCGCCTCCGTGTGTTCAAGGCTAACCTAAGGCGAGCTAGACGTAACCAGCTTCTGGATCCGTCTGCTGTTCACGGCGTCACGCAGTTCTCAGATCTTACTCCCAAGGAGTTCAGCCGCCAGTTGATGGGGCTGAAACGCCGCAAGTTTCGTCTTCCTACTGACACTGAGACGGCGCCGATTCTTCCGACTACCGATCTCCCCACGGAGTTCGATTGGCGTGAACAAGGAGCCGTCACTCCTGTTAAAAACCAG GGTATGTGTGGTTCATGCTGGTCGTTTAGTGCCACTGGAGCTCTTGAAGGAGCTCATTTTCTAGCGACTAAAGAGCTTGTTAGCCTCAGTGAGCAGCAGCTTATAGATTGTGACCATGAGGTTTGTTTCCATTATCAATCGTTGGTTTCCCATTTGATGTGTTTTGGTGAAGTGGTT GTCCACCTTTCGCTAGCTATCAGTTGCAAAAGACAGACGCTTGTGCTCATAAGCTAA
- the LOC104718757 gene encoding uncharacterized protein LOC104718757 — MELRSDSRSTSFSSLLFVVLLSVLSGLVSRTDSAQQPFRREPGHPHWHHSAFLDVRESVRSDVRRMLHSRAEVPFQVPLEVNIVLVGLNGDGGYRYSMDHHKLEEFLRASFSTHRPSCQETGEPLDIEHRLVYNIFPSGQPELIALEKAVKEAMVSAGTALEVALILSYLIFSHNPPN, encoded by the exons ATGGAGTTGAGATCGGATTCACGATCGACTTCGTTTTCTTCTCTCCTATTCGTCGTGCTTCTCTCGGTTCTCAGCGGACTCGTTTCCCGTACCGACTCAGCTCAGCAACCTTTCCGCCGCGAGCCTGGTCATCCTCACTGGCATCACAGCGCTTTCCTCGACGTACGAGAGAGTGTTCGATCTGATGTCCGCCGTATGCTTCACTCCCGTGCCGAG GTACCATTTCAGGTTCCTCTAGAAGTGAATATAGTGCTTGTAGGTTTGAATGGAGATGGAGGATACAGGTACTCCATGGATCATCATAAGTTAGAGGAGTTCTTAAGAGCTAGTTTCTCAACGCATAGGCCCTCATGCCAAGAGACGGGAGAGCCACTTGATATTGAGCATCGACTTGTTTACAATATCTTTCCT AGTGGGCAACCCGAATTAATAGCTCTGGAGAAGGCAGTGAAAGAAGCCATGGTGTCTGCTGGAACTGCACTAGAGGTTGCTTTGATCTTATCATATCTAATTTTTTCTCATAACCCACCTAATTAA